A DNA window from Undibacterium sp. YM2 contains the following coding sequences:
- a CDS encoding ferritin-like domain-containing protein, with the protein MHEVNSNLRNGMDTAAIREAAKNLDDGAVTAGYQGNREEVIAMLNGALATELVCVLRYKRHYYTVSGVHNGPIKAEFLEHAIEEQAHADLLAERIVQLNGKPDFNPATLTERSHAEYDDAEDVRAMLKANLIAERVAIESYRQMLAKIGDSDPTTRHMLVGIMAKEEEHADDMRDLLA; encoded by the coding sequence CATCCGCGAAGCAGCCAAAAATCTTGATGACGGTGCAGTCACTGCAGGTTATCAAGGCAATCGTGAAGAAGTCATCGCCATGCTTAATGGCGCACTGGCTACGGAGCTGGTGTGCGTCTTGCGCTACAAACGTCATTATTACACTGTTTCAGGCGTGCACAATGGCCCTATCAAGGCAGAATTTCTGGAACACGCAATAGAAGAACAGGCGCACGCTGATTTGCTGGCAGAACGCATCGTCCAGCTCAATGGCAAACCCGACTTTAACCCCGCCACACTGACTGAACGCAGTCATGCTGAATATGATGATGCCGAAGATGTGCGTGCGATGCTCAAAGCCAATCTGATTGCTGAACGGGTCGCCATAGAATCATACCGTCAGATGCTGGCAAAAATCGGCGACAGTGATCCAACCACGCGGCACATGCTGGTCGGGATCATGGCTAAGGAAGAAGAACATGCGGATGACATGAGAGATTTACTGGCTTGA